A genomic window from Anthocerotibacter panamensis C109 includes:
- the modA gene encoding molybdate ABC transporter substrate-binding protein, which produces MKFARFWLLLLGFAVLVRPVGAAELTVAAAISLKEAFTEIAAAFEKEHPTDKIVLNFASSGQLAQQIIQGAPVDVFASAARKQIDDLDQKNVLVRDTIQPFARNRLVVIVPKGSTRLTTFEQLASVEKLTLGNPPSVPAGQYAAQALTKAKLYDALLSAQKLVFAENVRQALTYVAGGDVDAGIVYSTDARSSANVDVGFLVPVDYSEPIIYPLALVQGSKQPVLGREFIRYVKGRVGQDILRNKGFLP; this is translated from the coding sequence ATGAAATTTGCCCGGTTCTGGTTATTACTCCTAGGATTTGCCGTTCTGGTTCGCCCGGTTGGGGCGGCAGAACTCACGGTTGCGGCGGCGATTAGCCTCAAGGAAGCGTTTACGGAGATTGCGGCGGCTTTTGAGAAGGAGCATCCTACCGACAAAATAGTACTCAACTTCGCGTCCTCGGGACAGTTGGCCCAACAGATCATTCAGGGGGCTCCGGTGGATGTTTTTGCTTCGGCGGCGCGCAAACAGATCGATGACCTCGACCAAAAGAATGTACTGGTCAGAGACACGATCCAACCCTTCGCCCGCAATCGGTTGGTCGTAATCGTCCCCAAAGGAAGCACCCGTCTTACTACTTTTGAACAACTGGCAAGCGTAGAAAAGCTGACTCTGGGCAATCCCCCATCGGTTCCGGCGGGGCAATACGCGGCGCAGGCGCTGACGAAGGCAAAGCTTTATGATGCTCTACTCAGTGCCCAAAAGCTGGTGTTCGCAGAAAATGTCCGGCAGGCGTTGACCTACGTGGCGGGGGGTGATGTGGACGCGGGGATCGTCTACAGTACGGATGCCCGCAGCAGCGCCAACGTGGATGTGGGCTTCCTGGTCCCGGTGGATTACAGTGAGCCTATCATCTATCCTCTGGCCTTGGTGCAGGGCAGTAAACAACCCGTGTTGGGCCGGGAATTTATTCGCTATGTCAAGGGTCGGGTCGGTCAGGATATCCTGAGGAACAAAGGCTTTTTGCCGTGA
- the modB gene encoding molybdate ABC transporter permease subunit, protein MTDPWFSLSLSLAVALVATVIVTVVGTAVGYGLARASFPGRDLVDAVFTLPLVLPPTVVGFYLLGVFGRRGWLGQYIWAWTGWTPLFTPQAAVIAAVVMALPLMVKTTRAALESVDPTYEKVAYTLGKSPWETFFKVTLPLAWKGLLAGVILSFARALGEFGATLMLAGNIPGKTQTMPLAIYQATQSGEDGLALGLVVLLTVTSLGVLWFTNRLGSRW, encoded by the coding sequence GTGACGGACCCCTGGTTTTCGCTGAGTCTCTCCTTGGCTGTTGCTTTGGTGGCGACGGTAATTGTGACTGTTGTGGGTACAGCGGTGGGCTATGGGCTAGCGCGGGCTTCCTTTCCGGGGCGTGACCTCGTCGATGCGGTCTTCACCCTGCCTTTGGTCCTGCCGCCGACTGTGGTGGGTTTTTATTTGTTGGGGGTCTTTGGGCGCAGGGGCTGGTTGGGGCAGTATATCTGGGCATGGACGGGCTGGACTCCTTTGTTTACCCCGCAGGCGGCGGTGATTGCAGCGGTAGTGATGGCGTTACCCTTGATGGTCAAGACCACCCGCGCCGCGCTGGAGAGTGTGGACCCCACCTACGAAAAAGTGGCGTACACGCTGGGCAAATCCCCTTGGGAGACGTTTTTTAAAGTCACGCTGCCTCTGGCCTGGAAAGGGCTTTTGGCTGGGGTGATCCTCAGCTTTGCTCGGGCTTTGGGTGAGTTTGGGGCGACTTTGATGCTGGCGGGGAATATTCCTGGTAAGACGCAGACGATGCCGCTTGCTATCTATCAGGCTACGCAGAGTGGCGAGGATGGGTTGGCGCTGGGGTTGGTGGTGTTACTCACGGTGACTTCACTGGGCGTTTTATGGTTCACCAACCGGCTGGGCAGTCGATGGTAG